A region of the Peredibacter starrii genome:
ATTCAGTGCCTTTTCGAAGGCGATCGAAGTGATATTCCCAATCTTGTAATACCCCATCGAACATTCGCACAGTGGTAAAAACTGATTCTCCATACATAAATGCTCTATTATGAGTTTCTGACACTTTTACCTCTTAAAACTTGGCCAACGTTCGAATACTCATGATAGCTTTGATGAGGAGTTTCAAACTAGTCATTTTTATGATGCGACTAACCATCATTGGCTTTGGAAATCAGGCTCGTGCCTGGTCACAAAACCTCAAAGATTCAGGATTCCCAGTCAGAGTGGCGCTGAAGCCAGAGAGCCCTTCCATTGAGATTGCAACTAAACTTGGTTTCGACGTTGTTGAAATTGGTAGTTCCGATTTTTATTCTGGTGAGGCCTTTGCACTTCTCACTCCGGATCTGACTCACCAGGAACTCATGACTGCTCACGGTGACAAATTTCACAAAGGCAGCGTGATTCTTTACGCTCATGGGTTCTCACTGTTAAAGCATAATTTCCATACTCGCTTCCCTCATCTGCAACACGTGCTTTATGCGCCTAAATCAATTGGCTCAGAACTTCGTCGTCAGTATGAACTTAAAGGAAAACTAGGTGCAGTTTACTCACTCGAGTTTTACCAGGGGGAAACTCTCGCCATTGAAAAATGGTTAATGAACCTGGCCAAGGCCATGGGAATTAACATGGGCCCCTATATGACAAGTTTTGAGCGTGAGACCCAAGCGGATCTCTATTCAGAACAAGGGCTTCTTTGTTCGCTTGTTCCCTACGCTGCTGGTGAAATGTTTCGCCACTTAGTGGAAGCAGGAATTGAACCAGAACTTGCTTACTTTGAATGTTGGCACGAACTGAAACTTATTGTGAACGCCATGGTTGATAAAGGACCGGAAGGTTTCTTTGATCTTATCAGTCCTAATGCCCTGATCGGTGCAGAGAAAGGATATCACAAACTATTTACCCCAGAATTTCATTCAAACCTTCGATCTCTTTTTACTGAGATCCAGAACGGTAAATTTGATCAAGAGCTAGATGCTGCCAATGTTGAAGAGACGAGAAAAATCATTCGCGAACGTTGGGCAAAATCTCCTCTCATGAAAACTTTTCATAAAATTCATCAGGACTCTCCATGAAAAAATTAAATCTTCGTGACATCAAAAAGGCCAAAGGACAAAAACTTCAGGTCCTGACTTGTTACGATTTTCAAATGGCCCAACTTTTTAACGAAACTGATCTGGACATGATCCTGGTTGGCGACTCAGTTGGAAATGTGGTGCTGGGATATGAAACAACAGTTGAAGTGACACTGACTGAGATGGAAATTTTCGGCAAGGCAGTCCGAAGAGGTGCTCCTGATAAATTTCTTATCGTCGACCTTCCATTTGGAAGTTATTCAACGGTCACTCAAGGTGTACATTCCGCCACGAAACTTTTTCAGGCGACTCGTTGTGAGGCCATCAAACTTGAAGGTGCTTTTCCCTATCAATTGAAACTGATTGAACGTCTGACTCAAACTGGTATTCCAGTTATGGGCCATATTGGTCTTACTCCGCAATCGGTTCATCAACTGGGTGGATATTTCACGCATGGTAAAACTGAAGACGATGGTGAACGTCTCTTGCGAGAGGCCCGTGCCCTTCAAGCGGCAGGTTGTTTTTCTATCGTGCTTGAAATGGTGGAAGAAGGTGTCGCGACTCGTATTACTGAAGAACTTAAAATCCCGACTATCGGGATTGGTGCCGGAAGAAAAACTGATGGCCAGGTTCTTGTGATCAACGATCTTTTAAAAATGGGAGCAAGAACTCCACCTAAGTTCTGCCCACCAATCGCAGATCACTATCAAGAAAGAAAAAATCTTATTACTCAATATCTCATCGACCAGAGAAAATAATGCAAGGACTGATTACACTCGATTTCGGCAACTCTAACCCTCACGCAGGACTCTTCCAGAAAGTAGACGGTAAATGGGACCTCATCAAAGTGGTTCCTTTCAACGAACTTCAAATCTACACCAACCAATTAGGCATGAGTGCTAACAACTCTAGTGTGGTGTTGTGTGAAGTGAAGTCCCGTGAAGAAGAGCTCGCTCCCCTAGCGGAACAAGGCTATCTCATCACTCGAGTGAAAGAATATTGGCGTGGAACTCGCTTTGCGGGCATGCCGGTGAATTATGCCAAGACTCTCGGTGAAGACCGATTAATTGAGGCCTTCTATTGTTATAAAAAAGAAAAGATTCCAACTCTCCTTATCGATGCCGGAACTTTCGTCACGATGGATGTGATAACTGAAAACGGTTTCATGGGTGGTTATATCATTCCAGGAACTGAGGCCTACTTCTCGACCTATGGAAAAGGCGAACAACTTAAAGACGTTCCCCTGACTTTGAATTTTAAACACCAACTTCCCCAGGAAACCGCTGACGCCATTACTGAGAGTTATTCCGCCTTTGCCGCGCTGGCCAAAAGCCTCATTTCAGAGCATAAAATCCAAAAAATCGTCCTTACGGGCGGTTTAACGACCCTTTGGGAAGGATTTTTTACGACTGAGAAAACCGGCCTAGTTGTGGAGGGACATCCCCATTTGATACACTGGGCCCTCCAATATTGGATGACTACTCAGATTGAGCCACTATGAACATTCTCTTAGGTATCTCTGGATCTATCGCCAGTTTTAAAAGTTACGACGTCGCCAGACAACTGGTGAAAAATGGTCATTCCGTAAAAGTCATTTTAACTGCTGGGGCCCTGGAATTCATCAAACCAGAAACATTTCGTTATCTAGGTATCGAAGCAGTTTATTTACCGACTGATGATTTCGTTCCGGGCAATCTAGCAAAGACTTCAACTGTGCTTCATATCGAACTGGTAAAGTGGGCCGATAAATTAATCATCGCACCTGCCAGTGCGAATACAATTTCTCGTCTTGCGATGGGAATCACCAATGATCTTCTCTCGAGTGTATACCTGGCCTATGGTTCCAAACCGGTACTGATGTTTCCGGCGATGAACACTCAAATGTGGCAGAACACACGCATTCAAGATCATATTAAAAATCTTCAAGCACTTCCGCAGATCGGAATCATTAATCCAGTGGCAGGACTTCTCGCTTGTGGAGATATCGGTAGTGGGAAATTTCCCGAAGTCTCAGCAGTAGTTGATCTGATTGAAACATTTGATCCGACTCTTCCTAAAAAAGAAAAGGTTGTGATCACAGCGGGTGCCACCGCCTCTCCGCTTGATCCAGTAAGATACATCACGAATCCTTCAAGTGGAGCGATGGGCATGTCAGTGGCAAAGGCCTTTCTTATGTCAGGCTACGAAGTGACAGTTCTTGCTGGTCATCAATGCACACCTGCGATTGATAACCTTTTGGGACATCCAAACTTCAAACTTCTAAAAACGCCGACCACTGAGCTGATGAAACAAGCAGCGGTTAAAGTGTTTCCAGAATCTGATCTTTATATTTCAACAGGCGCCATTGCTGATATCGAATTTGATACCGCGACGATCAAGCTTAAGAAAGAAGCGATGGGAACTTCCCTTCCCTTCAGACAGGCGGCCGACATTCTGAAAGAAATTCTTTCCATCAGAAAGAAACAAAAGATCGTGAGCTTCGCCGCTGAGACAGAAACAACGAAAGAAGTTTTTCAGGAAAAAATGAATCGCAAGCCGGTCGATCTTATGATCGGAAATAAAGTGGCCAATGGCCTCATCGGTAGTCCTGAAGTTCAAGGATTTCAAAAGGCCGAAGGCGAATACTTTTTCGTTGGGCCGGAGACAATTAAAGGTCCACTCAAACTAAGCAAACTCGAACTGGGAAAAAAACTTGTTGCCTGGTTTGAAGGCAAGATCACATGGTAACTCTCGTTCGCACGACTCAAGAACTTAATGACATTCGCTCCAAAGAAACAAGACCAGTTGGATTCGTTCCTACCATGGGAAATCTCCATCAAGGGCACATTTCTTTACTCGAGCGCGCATTAACGGAATACGAGGTAGTTTACTTCTCTATTTTCGTCAATCCTAAGCAGTTTGGGCCAAATGAGGATTTCAACCGTTACCCTCGCACACTTGAGCAGGACATAAATCTCATTGAAGAACTCACGAAGCGTTTTCCCAAGAAAGAGGTTGTCGTTTATTCTCCTAAAGACCCACAGGAAGTTTTTCCTGAGTCTAAGAATCAGAATGTTTCAGTCCTTGGATTGAGCACCATGCTGGAAGGCAAGATCCGTCCAGGGCATTTTGATGGAGTGGCAACGGTGGTATACCGCTTATTTGAATTAATGAAACCGACATCGGCCTATTTTGGCCTGAAAGATTTTCAGCAATACCTCGTCATTCGCCAGATGGTGAAAGACCTGCAGATGCCTATCAAAATTGTTGGTATGCCGATTATTCGCGAAGCTGAGGGGCTGGCCCTTTCTAGCCGTAATCAATACCTGTCTCCAGAGCAGAAATCGACTTCGCTCTTGATTTCAAGAACACTCAAAGAAATTACAAAAACGATTAATAATAAACGAGCAAATCTTTCTCAAGCGCAGACCTTTATCTCTACCCTTCTCAAGGATCCAAACTGGAACTACCTTGAAATGAGAGACGCTGAAACGCTTTCAGAAGATATTTCTCATTCTAAACAAATTACAATTCTTGCGGTTTATCAGATGGGCACAACTCGCCTGCTGGACAACACGCAAGTGGAGATTGAATGAATCACGAAGAGTTTAAACTTCCACTCGGCCAGAAGGCCTCACTTGTTTCACTGGTATGTGATAAATTTGAAAGTCATTCTACGGTTCTTGAAACAAATAATTCTCTTCGTGAATTGCGTGAACTCCTTAAAACTCTGGGCCTCATCGATGGTGAAGAATACGTCCAAAATCGTAAGCACCTGGATCCGGCAACTATGCTGGGCGAAGGTAAATTAAGCGAAATTGCGGACGCTGCCCGTGAAGAAGGCTCTTCTGTCCTGGTTTTTGACTTTGAATTAACTGCCTCTCAGGTTCGTAACATCAAGGCCATCACCAAGATGGAAGTGGTAGACCGAAATACCGTTATCCTGGAGATCTTCGCCCACCACGCACGTACAAAAGAAGCAAAAATCCAGATTGAGATCTCTCGCCTGCAATATCTTCTTCCTCGATTGACTGCCATGTGGGGTCACTTCTCTAAACAAAGAGCATCTGGTGCCGCGATCGGTGGTGAGGGTGAACAACAACTCGAGCTTGACCGTCGTATGGTGCGTGAACGTATTGAGTTCTACAAAAAGCAACTTGATGAAGTTCAAAAATCCCGCGAACAACAAAGAAAAAAGCGTCAGAACCAGGCGGTTACTGCTGCTCTGGTTGGTTACACCAACGCTGGTAAATCTTCTCTCATGAACCGCCTGTGTAAGGTGAATGTACTGGAAGAGAACAAGCTCTTCGCAACTCTTGATTCAACTTTCCGCACACTCAACCCGGATTCTAAGCCGCCGATGATTATGATTGATACGGTGGGATTTATTTCAAACCTTCCGAACACACTCATCCAAGGTTTCAAAACAACTCTTGAATCTGCTCTTGAGGCCGACCTGCTTGTCATCACTTGTGACATTTCAGATCCAAATTACCAAAAACATCTGCGCGTTACTCAAGAAGTTTTGAAAGAGCTTAAGATTGAAGAAAAGCAACAGATCATTGTCTTCAATAAAAAAGATCTATTAAATGATCCAGTTCGTGCTCGGATCATCATGAGAAACTATCCAAATTCATTTTTAGTTTCTTCTTATGATGAAGAAGATATGAAGAATCTTCGCGAGTACATCATCAATTTCTTCCTCTCAAAACAGGATCATTACGATCTATTTGTTCCTTATGAAGCGGGTGAAGCTCACTCGAGAATCAGAGGAAATGCGAACATCATTAATTCTGTTTCACATGAGCAGGGAATTTTTTATCGCATTCGAATTCCAGATTTTATTTTCCAACAACTCGGCCTCAATAATTTTATTTTGGCTCCGTCGGAAGCTAAAGACTGGGAAAATCCAACTTCAATTTAGAAAAAATTTACTTGAGTAAGTGAGCGTAATCAGATTACTCTTTTGCGCTCATGAAAAAAACACGAAACACGCTTAAACGACGATGGACTGAACGTCAGGCGAGATTGAAAGAGAAATCTTTGAACCTGGCACATCCAGTTGTGAAAGCTTCATATACTTGGTCAATTCTTTCTGAACAACTTTGTGATGTACTCGGACCCGAAGTTCATCATCAATGGTTCAAGCAAGTAAAACCTCTGGTGATCAGTCACAACGTTCTGATCCTGGAAGTTCCAAATCATTTTTCAGCACAATGGATTCACACTCACTATCATGAGCTGGTTGATGTACTACTTTCTGTGATGGATAAAAAATTAACGTCGTTTTTTATTTCTCAATCTGAACGTCATCATGCACCTCAGATCGCGACAGGGCTAACTTTAGCGGAAGGCCCCGCTACGGAAGTAAAGCGTCAATCCGAAGACGAGTAAAGTCAGGACGATCCCAACCGTAACAATGAGCTTGTCTTTATTGTTGTTCATGCACCGATTATACAGGAAATTTAATTAAGCTTTAAAAATTTTCCAAGAAGATCCGGAATTTGGAAGGGATCAAACGGGCGCTGAATTTGCCCTATAATGTTCTTAATAAAGCTCAGCTCCTCTCCCGCCTCAATCAGGACAAAGGGAAGATTCTGCATATTTTCTGAGCTCTCATACTGCTTTTTAAAGGCCTCGCCATGAGTGGCGGCGGTCTTTCCGTCCAGAATAATCATGACCGGTTTCAGATCATCCACCAGGTAGCTGAAATTCTCAGCACTTGGAAGCGTATAAAAAGGCAAATCCTTCTTCTTGAAGACTTTTTCAAGAAGACCGGTTGCGAATGTATTTTGATCGATCCAGAGGATTAAACCCACGAGCTTGTATCCTTTGACAAAGGGGGCCAGTGATTACTACCATTGGGCCATGGAAAAAGAAAAGTCAAAAATCCTCGTGAGAGACGTGCAAACTCAGCAAGTTCTGTTTGAATGTGCCATCACTGAATCAGAAAAGGCCTATCAATTTGCCGCTGAGATGGAGGAGATGGGACTAGACATCGAAGTGGTTGTACCTACTCTCGGTGAAACTCTTTCCAACTCATTAGGTCTGTCTCGCGAAGATCTTGAGAAATACAAAGAGAGCCTCGAAGAAGAAATGGATTCTCACGAAGGCTCATGCTGTTTCACAGAACCTGAAGACGATAAAATCATCCACTAAAATTTGTGTCCATAGTGAACGAACACCGAAAACGGCAGGACTGAGTAGCCGTAGAGTTCTTCGTATTCACGATCCAAAACGTTTTTAACCTGAACGCCGACCTCGTCCCTGATCCACGTTTTTTTCGCCCCAATATCTAAAACCGAATAACCGTTAAGTTTCACAGTTTGAAAATTCTCGTCTATATCCTTTCTTGATGAAAACCAGCGGCCGGTGGCATTGAGTTCAATGGTCTCAACCGGGAAATACGAAAAGCTCAGCTGGGCCATATTGTATGGGCGACGAAGGACGGGTTCTTCATTTTCACGGAATTTTTGATGAGTAAAAGTCGGAACCACTTCAAACCTGTCTGACTTCCAGCCGGCCGAAAGCTCGACCCCTTCAGCAATGAACTTGCCTTGGTTGAAATAAGCATTATCAACAAAAGAGTAATTGATAAGATTTGAAAGACGATTTTGGAAGAAGGTAATCCCCCCACTCCATTCATCGACACTTTTTCTCCAGGAAACTTCCCAGGAGTGATTTCTTTCCGGAACCAGATCCTTGTTTCCAAACACTGGAGCATATAACTGATAAAGCGAAGGTGCTTTAAATCCCTGCGAGTATTGAACTGAAAAATCTTTGTAGGCCACTCCACCAGAGCCAGTAACAAACTCTCCGTATTGAGAATGATGATCAGCGCGACCACCGGCCTGCAATTTAAAATCATTTGATTTGAAGGCACTTTGAAGAAAAAAAGAATTTAAATCAAAGCTTTTATCCACACTGGTAGTTGAACTGGTTTCGTGCTCATTAGAAACCCCAGTGAGAAATCCCCATTGAGGCAGCTCAAGGCGGTGAACAAGTTCATTCTGGTAGAGATTACCCTCGAAAGGTAGCGGTCCGGTTGATTCCATGCGGATGAAGCGTTGATTTCGATTAAGACCGTTTCTGAGTAGCAGCACGGATTGATCATTCAGTTCATAACTCGTTTTTTGCTGTACTAAATACTGATCATTAATGCTGTGATCATTTTTAGTATCAGTGGTTGCACCATCGAGTTCATTTTTCCCGTGAAGATAAGAGAATAAAAAATCAGTCTGCCATTTCTTCGCCCATTTGTGTTCCGAAGAAGAAGTGGCCTGAGTAATATCCGCACTATCTGCTTCAGTGGCATTGAAGCGTTTTTCATTCAGGCGAGAAATCCCATCTGTATGAAAACGAGTGAGAGTCACAGTTCCATTATGATCCTTTTTCTTCCAGTCTGAAGAGACCGTACCATCAATGGTTCCAAAACTTCCGCCATTAATCAGCACTCTCGTTTCAGGAGCATTTTCGCCTTTGCGGGATTTAAGTTCCACCACTCCACCCATGGCGTCTGATCCAAACAAGACCGCTTGAGGTCCTTTATGAACTGTTACATCACGAAGAAACGGTGACGTCATAAAAGCAGCATCGAACAAACGTCCCGTATTGGAACTATCATTGAGCTTTAATCCATCAAGAGTAAATCCAACATGACGGCCTTCAGTGCCTCGAATGAAAAAAGAAACTGTTCCTCCTGGCCCACCATTTTGTGTGGTCACAATTCCGGGAGTTTTTTCAATCGCAGGAGCAATCAGCGCAGTTGAAGCTGTCTCAATATCACGTTCAGGGATTTCATTGGCATCACCAAAAGTAAAGCGGTCGATGTCTTTGACGGTTTCGACTTCAATGACTTCAAGTTCTTCTTGAGCGAATACAGGAAGAGATAACAGAAAAATAAGAATCCAGAGCCTAGACATCATTTCCTCCTCGGGAATGTCTGATCTCCTGGACCGTATCTGACTTATCTCTTATGAGCTTACAGTTGCGGGACAGTGCTGGATTTTCACCGGCTTCCGGTTTGGCAGGAGTTAACTCACTTTAGCATAGAACCATCAAACTGGAATCCTATTTGTAACATGAGTTCAGGGCTGGGATTGAAGGCAAGCTGATCGACAACTAGTGGAACATAGAGAACTTGAAGTCTCACGAGTTCAAAAAAACTCACGGCGGCGGTTAATTGTACAGTCACTCCCGAGCAGGCGGCCGAAGAGACTTCCGCTAAATCAGCATCACAAGGTTTAGTCCCCAAGTTATCTCGATCGGCCAGGATGTAGCCTAAGCGTGAACCGATATGCCACTGAATCACCGCTGTATTGAGGTTCACAGGCTCATATTCAATCCCAACAAGTGGAGTTACTGCCCAGATGTCTTGTGCCCGATTAAAGAAGCTCGACATGCCGTTAAACATCAAGTGATAGGTATGCCGATAAGAGGCCGTTCGAAAAGAATCGGTAGGAATCACACGTGAGTACCCGACTTCAGGTGAACTGGCGTAAAGGGCCGACCAATAATCTTTAGGAGGAGTGTAACGAAGAAAATTCAGGGCCGGTCTGGTGATAAATGTGAGCTTTTGGTGTTGGGCCTCTGGCTGCTTTCTCACCAGAGTATTGAGCATCTTATTCAAACGTTCTTTCAAGTAGACTTTTCCATAATGGGACTGATCCTTATCCAGGCCAAGGTCTTTAAATTCAAAATCATGATTTTCCAGATAATCAAAAACAACATCAAAATCAGGTTTATCAGTGATGGGAGTGTTCTTTCGATAAACTGCAAGATCACTTAAAATTTTTAAATTAGAAGATAGTTTGCACTCCTGCTCTTTATGAAGATGCCGCTTGAAACATTGAAAGGCCTGATCTTCTGTATCCACTTTTCCAGGATTGATGGAATCAGCATCATTCATTCCCAGATAAAAATCGGAGATACGAAAATCCTCTTCAACAAAACCGAGAAAGGCATAAAGAGGTTCACTTACCAGAGGGTAATTTTTTGGATTAGTCTTAATGTGTTTTCCAAGTCCAGGTTTTGCTTCGAGACTTTTTGAAAGTTCAAATTTTCGGGCCTGCACCGTGAAATCAACTAACAGATGATAAAAGTCTTGAATGACTCCCTCATCTTTTCTCTTCACTTGTTCCACATTTTTCTTACTCACCAAGGGCGCAGAAGCATTTAAGTAATAAACCGTGTACTCCTTCCCAGGAGTCAATTTGTCCAGAACTTCGTAGGCATAACCCACGGGACCATTGTGATAAATGCCACCATCAATAAAGAGTTCGGTTTGAGTATTTGAAGAATCACATTTCTTAAAAACTTCACCAGGCCGGAGTAAACAAAACTCAACCGGATAAGGGGTGAAGGCACCGGGAAAAGCTGAAGAGGCCTGGATCAAATCAAGGAGAATGTTGATGTCACTCTGAGGAGAAGCACCCAAAGGTAAATAAGTACGAAACTGCTGCAGGCCCTCGGTTTGATAATTTTCAACAAAAGGATACTGTCCCTTGCCTCTTCCCTTAATTCGCACCATGAAGAATTCTGGTTGGCGAACGATTTCAAGACCGGGCTTAAACTCTTCCACGAGAGGTGTTCGCCTCGTGACCGCTGCACCGAAAATGATATCGCATTCTTCCCGTAGTCCTTCTCTCCATCGTTCTCTTGTTTCTGCAAAAAGTGGTTTAATTGCTTTTCTTTCTAAGAGTGAAAAGACTTTTTCATCCTTTGATTCCAACTGATCGAGTCCAATAGGAATCCACATCTTCCACAGTAAACTTTTCTCACGGTCAGTGTCGCGAAAGCCGCACATATCAAGAATGCCGAAGAGACCATTGATACTTCCCGCGGAGGCACCGAAGACCACTTTTGTATTTCGAGTAAGAGATGCTTTATCTTTTTGCAGAAGCTGATAGAAAACACCGGCCTCATAGCTACCAAGCGAAACACCTCCACTAAGAGTGAAAGCGAGCTTTTCTTCCGCCCGGATTGAAAATGAAAAGATTAGAGCGAGAAGGATTAAACACTTCATCGCGAATGAGATTAGATTACTTAATGAATTTAATCATGACGCATTTTCACTTCGACGTCGAAGTGGATTTGCGTCAACGCCGACTCCTTCGCATCGTGCGACCGTCGGCATACCGGTCTCGTTCGCTACGCTCACTTCCTGACCATAAAAAAGGGCCCGGAACCGGGCCCTTCGGAGGGGTATATATTTTAAGCGGATTTTTCTTCCAAATATTTTTCGTAATATTCTTCTTCGTCATCAATACATCTTTGGATCTCCTGATACTTCGGAGTCTCGTATGGATGAGAATGCATTTTGTTACGTTTTTGATCTTTTTGTTTTTCTACCTGGCGTTCCATTTTATCAACCACCAGATCAAGTGACTTGTACATGTTGTCAGCACAAGCTTTGGCGAAGAAATCAAACTTCGGCCCATGAACTTTAATCTCTGCCCAGTGTTCATCATTATGAACCCAGCAGAACCATTGTACGGTCGTGTTACCTTGGAAATACTTTTCAAATTTTTCTGATTTTTCGCGGATGCGCTCGTCAAGTGCGGGAGTGTGGTCTAGGTGCTTAAAAGTAATTTTTAATTTCATAAAACGTGCCTCTAAAAAATTTTGTAATCGCACACCATAAAAACTAACCAAAATTTATGTCATTATCACCTCCAGGTTTGATTACTTCTTGCGCTTCGACGAAGGAGCGATGCCCATCATCTCACGATACTTAGCAACGGTTCGGCGAGCTACTACGATATCTTTAGTACTTAAAAGTTCAGAAATTTTCTGATCTGAGAGCGGACGCTTAGGGTCTTCATTCCCGATCATTTCTTTGATTTTAAGTTTCAAGCTTTCGCCTGCGATATCAATACCGCCGTTCTTACCGCCAATACCGGCGTTAAAGAAGTATTTAAGTTCGAATGTCCCGATCGGCGTGTGCATAAACTTATTGGTCGTCACACGTGATACAGTTGATTCGTGCATGCCAATCTCGTTGGCGATGTCTTTCAGAATCATTGGTTTTAAGAAGGCAGGACCTTTTTTGAAGAACTCTTGCTGAGTGCGAACGATTGAGTTCGCCACTTTATAAATCGTCTTCTGACGGTTCTCAATGGACTTAATAAGCCACATTGCCGCACGAAGTTTGTCTTGAACGAATTCTTTTGCTTCCGCATCCGATTGCCCGCTCTTGATCAGTGATTTATAAAGATTCGAAATTCGCAGACGAGGAACACCTTCATCGTTTACCTGCACAACAAATTCGCCACCGACTTCGGCCACGAAAATATCAGGTACCACATACTGAGTTTCCTCAGAGGAGATGAGGCGTCCTGGTTTAGGATTCAGACCCATGATGATGAGTTCAGCGTCCTTCACCTTGTCTTTCGAAACTCCAAAATCTTTTGCGATTTTGGCGTAATCTTTTTTCTCGAGGTCTTTTAGATTTCTTTCAATGATAAGCTCTACCAGAGGAGAGCGCTCCTCAAGCATGCGCGCCTGAATCCCCAGACACTCTTCCAGGTTCTGAGCACCACATCCAACCGGGTCCAGGTGTTGAACCAGACCAAGCATACCAAGTGCCTCGTCACGGTCGGTGATATTTGAACGGGCAACGATTTCATCAAATGGCACTTCTAAGTAACCATCATCATCAATGTTACCAATCAAATCGAGACAGAAATTCAGATAATCTGTATCAAGGCTTTCCATACGAAGCTGCCACTCAAGGTGTTCCTGAAGTGACTGGCCTTTTGAGACCATGTTTTCGTAGCTTGGTAGATCATCCGGAGAAGTTGCTTCTTTCATGTTCGGAGAAGATGAAGAAGAACTATTAAATGATTCTGAGTAGGACTCCCAATCGAAAGTGTCTTTCGAGCCTTCGATCAGTTCAGGGCCAGAGAAGTTTTCTGCAGTGGCCTCTTGTGTTTCCATTTCTTCGCGGGTGTCTTCGGCCGGACCTGCATCCATTTCACCGTCAACTTCTTCCAGCATTGGGTTCTCAACCATTTCCTGTGAAATGAGTGTAGTCATTTCAAGGTGGGTAAGAGTCAGAAGCTTAATCGCTTGCTGAAGCTGAGGCGTGATCATTAGGCTTTGCGTTTGCTTGAGCCCTTGATGCATTTTAATCGCCATTTGAAATCCCCTACATCTTAAATTCTTCCCCTAAGTAAAACTTACGGGCAATTTCATTATTTATGATCTCGTCCGGTGTTCCGCTTACAAGTAGTTCACCGCGACTCATAATGTATGCTCGATCTACAATTCCCAGGGTTTCTCTTACGTTGTGGTCCGTAATCAAAACTCCGATGTTCTTCTGCTTCAAGCGTTTGATGATCGACTGGATGTCATGCACTGCCAGTGGATCAACTCCCGCGAATGGTTCGTCCAGAAGAACAAACTTCGGATTAAGTGCCAGCGATCTCGCAATCTCAACCCTTCTTCGCTCACCACCGGATAACTCTCGTCCTTTCGATTTACGGATGTGATCCAAACCAAAATCGCGAATAAGATCATCCAGGGCGTTCTGTCTTTCCTTATCGGAAAGATCTCTCA
Encoded here:
- a CDS encoding DnaA N-terminal domain-containing protein — encoded protein: MKKTRNTLKRRWTERQARLKEKSLNLAHPVVKASYTWSILSEQLCDVLGPEVHHQWFKQVKPLVISHNVLILEVPNHFSAQWIHTHYHELVDVLLSVMDKKLTSFFISQSERHHAPQIATGLTLAEGPATEVKRQSEDE
- a CDS encoding TonB-dependent receptor plug domain-containing protein, with product MSRLWILIFLLSLPVFAQEELEVIEVETVKDIDRFTFGDANEIPERDIETASTALIAPAIEKTPGIVTTQNGGPGGTVSFFIRGTEGRHVGFTLDGLKLNDSSNTGRLFDAAFMTSPFLRDVTVHKGPQAVLFGSDAMGGVVELKSRKGENAPETRVLINGGSFGTIDGTVSSDWKKKDHNGTVTLTRFHTDGISRLNEKRFNATEADSADITQATSSSEHKWAKKWQTDFLFSYLHGKNELDGATTDTKNDHSINDQYLVQQKTSYELNDQSVLLLRNGLNRNQRFIRMESTGPLPFEGNLYQNELVHRLELPQWGFLTGVSNEHETSSTTSVDKSFDLNSFFLQSAFKSNDFKLQAGGRADHHSQYGEFVTGSGGVAYKDFSVQYSQGFKAPSLYQLYAPVFGNKDLVPERNHSWEVSWRKSVDEWSGGITFFQNRLSNLINYSFVDNAYFNQGKFIAEGVELSAGWKSDRFEVVPTFTHQKFRENEEPVLRRPYNMAQLSFSYFPVETIELNATGRWFSSRKDIDENFQTVKLNGYSVLDIGAKKTWIRDEVGVQVKNVLDREYEELYGYSVLPFSVFVHYGHKF
- the hpf gene encoding ribosome hibernation-promoting factor, HPF/YfiA family; this encodes MKLKITFKHLDHTPALDERIREKSEKFEKYFQGNTTVQWFCWVHNDEHWAEIKVHGPKFDFFAKACADNMYKSLDLVVDKMERQVEKQKDQKRNKMHSHPYETPKYQEIQRCIDDEEEYYEKYLEEKSA
- a CDS encoding patatin-like phospholipase family protein — protein: MKCLILLALIFSFSIRAEEKLAFTLSGGVSLGSYEAGVFYQLLQKDKASLTRNTKVVFGASAGSINGLFGILDMCGFRDTDREKSLLWKMWIPIGLDQLESKDEKVFSLLERKAIKPLFAETRERWREGLREECDIIFGAAVTRRTPLVEEFKPGLEIVRQPEFFMVRIKGRGKGQYPFVENYQTEGLQQFRTYLPLGASPQSDINILLDLIQASSAFPGAFTPYPVEFCLLRPGEVFKKCDSSNTQTELFIDGGIYHNGPVGYAYEVLDKLTPGKEYTVYYLNASAPLVSKKNVEQVKRKDEGVIQDFYHLLVDFTVQARKFELSKSLEAKPGLGKHIKTNPKNYPLVSEPLYAFLGFVEEDFRISDFYLGMNDADSINPGKVDTEDQAFQCFKRHLHKEQECKLSSNLKILSDLAVYRKNTPITDKPDFDVVFDYLENHDFEFKDLGLDKDQSHYGKVYLKERLNKMLNTLVRKQPEAQHQKLTFITRPALNFLRYTPPKDYWSALYASSPEVGYSRVIPTDSFRTASYRHTYHLMFNGMSSFFNRAQDIWAVTPLVGIEYEPVNLNTAVIQWHIGSRLGYILADRDNLGTKPCDADLAEVSSAACSGVTVQLTAAVSFFELVRLQVLYVPLVVDQLAFNPSPELMLQIGFQFDGSMLK
- the rpoN gene encoding RNA polymerase factor sigma-54, with product MAIKMHQGLKQTQSLMITPQLQQAIKLLTLTHLEMTTLISQEMVENPMLEEVDGEMDAGPAEDTREEMETQEATAENFSGPELIEGSKDTFDWESYSESFNSSSSSSPNMKEATSPDDLPSYENMVSKGQSLQEHLEWQLRMESLDTDYLNFCLDLIGNIDDDGYLEVPFDEIVARSNITDRDEALGMLGLVQHLDPVGCGAQNLEECLGIQARMLEERSPLVELIIERNLKDLEKKDYAKIAKDFGVSKDKVKDAELIIMGLNPKPGRLISSEETQYVVPDIFVAEVGGEFVVQVNDEGVPRLRISNLYKSLIKSGQSDAEAKEFVQDKLRAAMWLIKSIENRQKTIYKVANSIVRTQQEFFKKGPAFLKPMILKDIANEIGMHESTVSRVTTNKFMHTPIGTFELKYFFNAGIGGKNGGIDIAGESLKLKIKEMIGNEDPKRPLSDQKISELLSTKDIVVARRTVAKYREMMGIAPSSKRKK